From one Catenuloplanes nepalensis genomic stretch:
- a CDS encoding SPFH domain-containing protein, with protein sequence MDVITTGLGVLLAVVLLVLLGLAFLVSRLFRKVEQGKALIISKVKKVDVTFTGAVVMPVLHKAEIMDISVKTIEIERTGNEGLICRDNIRADIRITFFVRVNKTIEDVIKVAQAIGTARASDQETLQELFNAKFSEALKTVGKQLDFVDLYTKRDEFRDQIIAVIGTDLNGYSLEDAAIDFLEQTPLHRLDPKNILDAQGIRKITELTAVEAVKTNEFTRNEEKEITRQNVDAREAILELQRRQAEAEIRQKREIETMRAREEAETAKVYAEERLRSRTADLRTEEQLGIQSENQAREIAVAAKNRERVIAIETERIEKDRMLEVIGRQRETELSTIAKDKEVEAEKRAIAEVVRERIAVEKTVAEQEENIKRLRVVEEAERTRQAVIINAEAEAQEVLVKNIKAAEAAEQAAKFKAREQLTLAEARQQAAELDTRAQIRLAEAKQATAAAEGLAEAQVKERSAEAIEKVGRAEAIVDREKALAGADALREKLKGEAEGLTEKAAAMAALSDASREHEEYRLRLEAEKEIRLAGIDVHRQVAESQAMVVAAGLEKANIDIVGGDSVFFDKLLGSITLGKSVDGFLAGSDVAQSLVAPYVNGNGNLPADLGKLLGAISTADVSNLTLSAFLIQQMKSSSGTDEAKLRELLESARRLGIADKSVADLTPANK encoded by the coding sequence ATGGATGTGATCACCACGGGTCTCGGCGTGCTGCTCGCCGTCGTCCTGCTCGTCCTGCTGGGCCTGGCCTTCCTGGTCAGCCGGCTCTTCCGGAAGGTGGAGCAGGGTAAGGCCCTGATCATCTCGAAGGTCAAGAAGGTGGACGTCACGTTCACCGGTGCCGTGGTGATGCCGGTGCTGCACAAGGCCGAGATCATGGACATCTCGGTGAAGACGATCGAGATCGAGCGCACCGGCAACGAGGGCCTGATCTGCCGGGACAACATCCGGGCGGACATCCGGATCACGTTCTTCGTGCGGGTCAACAAGACCATCGAGGACGTCATCAAGGTGGCGCAGGCGATCGGCACCGCGCGCGCCAGCGACCAGGAGACGCTTCAGGAGCTGTTCAACGCGAAGTTCTCCGAGGCGCTGAAGACGGTCGGCAAGCAGCTCGACTTCGTCGACCTCTACACCAAGCGCGACGAGTTCCGCGACCAGATCATCGCGGTGATCGGCACCGACCTCAACGGCTACAGCCTGGAGGACGCGGCGATCGACTTCCTGGAGCAGACGCCGCTGCACCGGCTCGACCCGAAGAACATCCTGGACGCACAGGGCATCCGGAAGATCACCGAGCTGACCGCGGTCGAGGCCGTGAAGACGAACGAGTTCACCCGCAACGAGGAGAAGGAGATCACGCGGCAGAACGTCGACGCCCGTGAGGCCATCCTCGAGTTGCAGCGTCGCCAGGCCGAGGCGGAGATCCGGCAGAAGCGCGAGATCGAGACCATGCGCGCCCGCGAGGAGGCCGAGACCGCCAAGGTGTACGCCGAGGAGCGCCTGCGCTCCCGCACCGCCGACCTGCGCACCGAGGAGCAGCTGGGCATCCAGTCGGAGAACCAGGCCCGGGAGATCGCGGTCGCGGCGAAGAACCGCGAGCGGGTCATCGCGATCGAGACCGAGCGCATCGAGAAGGACCGCATGCTGGAGGTCATCGGCCGGCAGCGCGAGACCGAGCTCTCCACCATCGCGAAGGACAAGGAGGTGGAGGCCGAGAAGCGGGCCATCGCCGAGGTCGTCCGTGAGCGGATCGCGGTCGAGAAGACCGTTGCCGAGCAGGAGGAGAACATCAAGCGGCTGCGCGTGGTCGAGGAGGCCGAGCGCACCCGCCAGGCCGTGATCATCAACGCCGAGGCCGAGGCGCAGGAGGTGCTGGTCAAGAACATCAAGGCCGCCGAGGCCGCGGAGCAGGCCGCGAAGTTCAAGGCCCGCGAGCAGCTGACGCTGGCCGAGGCCCGGCAGCAGGCCGCGGAGCTGGACACCCGCGCCCAGATCCGGCTGGCCGAGGCCAAGCAGGCCACCGCGGCCGCCGAGGGTCTCGCCGAGGCTCAGGTCAAGGAGCGCAGCGCGGAGGCGATCGAGAAGGTCGGCCGCGCCGAGGCGATCGTCGACCGGGAGAAGGCGCTTGCGGGTGCGGACGCGCTGCGCGAGAAGCTGAAGGGTGAGGCCGAGGGTCTCACCGAGAAGGCCGCCGCGATGGCCGCGCTCTCCGACGCGTCCCGCGAGCACGAGGAGTACCGGCTGCGCCTGGAGGCCGAGAAGGAGATCCGGCTGGCCGGCATCGACGTGCACCGGCAGGTCGCGGAGTCGCAGGCGATGGTGGTCGCGGCCGGCCTGGAGAAGGCCAACATCGACATCGTCGGCGGGGACAGCGTCTTCTTCGACAAGCTGCTCGGCTCGATCACGCTCGGCAAGAGCGTGGACGGGTTCCTGGCCGGCTCCGACGTGGCCCAGTCGCTCGTCGCCCCGTACGTGAACGGCAACGGCAACCTGCCCGCGGACCTCGGCAAGCTGCTCGGCGCGATCTCCACGGCCGACGTGAGCAACCTGACGCTCTCCGCATTCCTGATCCAGCAGATGAAGTCCTCGTCGGGCACCGACGAGGCCAAGCTGCGTGAGCTGCTGGAGAGCGCGCGTCGCCTCGGTATCGCGGACAAGTCCGTGGCCGACCTGACCCCGGCGAACAAGTGA
- a CDS encoding DNA repair ATPase encodes MSVDAGTYEVLRGRLAEQAAELARRAERLNARRAETFGGAELRLLGTERIRTENNCVPRDIVSVGGRMLFGYNVFIGLKSETTVGDVFALHGFTRTGETFSFDDPGPVPGLLDDERFQREFAELYKYYRQARLLQLRRLEGRLLAVFQTGARADDLRVLRWQIAPDGTVSYLDSRGDREHVFPAAHDFEWTETTRDQHVLGRHPHVSIEDEVFVETVGGTLTIKVENNTEDGEGIYGEPVDEPLQSLADAEISYARVGTLLLLKILPYKETVYRYLVFNTRTRTVTRLDGIGQACQRLPEDQGIIFPGGYYLDTGVTKTFDTDVLDLEFERVIRSPNGEDVLYVFHARAEGRYLLLPYNVIRKEVANPFTCHGYSLFDDGTLVVFRSATDEPTRVHPVQVWQTPFLSDTYAAAQPAGEGTLARIGNAELVRGISEAVSVARMVGEMSPSQAVYEGLISACTRAFDHYHWLGEDELGDLATPLAEVRATASQVLDEFEKVQALTAQAATALGTASTEITAMIRRSQGETPTSTPEWITRLAALRAAQGRLVSLRELRYVDLGALNSLLSSLESETSAFAQRAVTYLSDADAFSSYHAVVADLEVDAGRIETVASSAGVLEKLDEQSTGLQTVTEVVGSLDIADATVRVGILERVGEVLGGLNRARAVLEGRRRQLLDREGRAEFSAEFALLGQAITGALAAADTPARCDEQLGRLMLQLENLESRFSDFDDFLAQLSTRRTDVYEAFSSRKQALLDDRSRRADRLVDSAERILGSVGRRVATLDTLDDVNTYFATDPMVAKLHSVAEELRGLGDSVRAEELAGRVKSARQEAGRSLRDRLDLFADGGGTIRLGKHRFAVNTQAVDLTMVPHDGEMTFAVTATDFRSPVRDPGFAATKPFWEQLLVSESPEVYRSEHLAATLLSVGLNGTDLRDLVRREAETRYDEGYERGVHDVDAALILDALLRLHAGAGLLRYPAAVRSAAQLFWAYGVSEDDRAVWTRRASSLIRARAVFGTAGPAVSQLASELGASATVFLGEAGLPVEEPEQVGEYLVEELGGEPFGFVTSADARTLLDRFRRALGGAAAPSGRDFDEDLRALDDLAARHQLASAWLGAYLASVSSPAPPELAEAVALLLTADLPRHDSSAALSLEVTGLLGAHPRIVDRSISLRLDEFLPRTRRFREERMPAYREYQRRRNALAAAERARLRLDEFTPRVMSAFVRNRLLDEIYLPLIGDNLARQLGAAGDAKRTDQMGLLLLISPPGYGKTTLMEYVASRLGLVFVKVNGPALGHGVTSLDPAEAPNATARQEVEKISFALEMGNNVLLYLDDIQHTNPELLQKFISLCDAQRRMEGVWEGQTRTYDLRGKRFAVCMAGNPYTETGTRFRIPDMLANRADVWNLGDVLSGRDDLFALSYIENALTSNAVLAPLSTRERGDVELLVRLARGDETAQADKLAHPYSAVELEGILAVLRKLLRVQEVVLTVNRAYIASAAQAEESRTEPPFRLQGSYRNMNKIAERIVPVMNDAELELVLDDHYLGEAQTLTGGAEANLLKLASLRGLMSEEQAARWEEVKAAFLRQAALGGAGDDPMGRAVGAVGLLADRVSEAIDRAAATRSMTP; translated from the coding sequence GTGAGCGTCGACGCCGGCACCTACGAGGTACTCCGCGGCCGGCTCGCCGAGCAGGCCGCGGAGCTCGCCCGCCGCGCCGAACGTCTCAACGCCCGGCGTGCGGAGACGTTCGGCGGTGCGGAGCTGCGCCTGCTCGGCACCGAGCGGATCCGGACCGAGAACAACTGCGTGCCGCGCGACATCGTGTCCGTGGGCGGGCGGATGCTGTTCGGCTACAACGTCTTCATCGGCCTGAAGTCGGAGACGACGGTCGGGGACGTGTTCGCGCTGCACGGTTTCACCCGTACCGGCGAGACCTTCTCCTTTGATGATCCCGGCCCGGTGCCGGGCCTGCTCGACGACGAGCGCTTCCAGCGCGAGTTCGCGGAGCTGTACAAGTACTACCGGCAGGCGCGACTGCTGCAGCTGCGCCGGCTGGAGGGGCGGCTGCTGGCCGTCTTCCAGACCGGCGCCCGCGCGGACGATCTGCGCGTGCTGCGCTGGCAGATCGCGCCGGACGGCACGGTCTCCTATCTCGACAGCCGCGGCGACCGGGAGCACGTCTTCCCGGCCGCGCACGACTTCGAGTGGACCGAGACCACCCGCGACCAGCACGTCCTCGGCCGGCACCCGCACGTCTCGATCGAGGACGAGGTCTTCGTCGAGACGGTCGGCGGCACGCTCACCATCAAGGTGGAGAACAACACCGAGGACGGCGAGGGCATCTACGGCGAGCCGGTCGACGAGCCGCTGCAGAGCCTCGCGGACGCGGAGATCTCCTACGCCCGGGTCGGCACGCTGCTGCTGCTCAAGATCCTGCCGTACAAGGAGACCGTGTACCGGTACCTGGTGTTCAACACCCGGACCCGGACCGTCACCCGGCTGGACGGCATCGGCCAGGCCTGCCAGCGGCTGCCCGAGGACCAGGGGATCATCTTCCCGGGCGGCTACTACCTGGACACCGGCGTCACCAAGACGTTCGACACGGACGTGCTCGACCTGGAGTTCGAGAGGGTTATCCGGTCGCCGAACGGCGAGGACGTGCTCTACGTCTTCCATGCCCGCGCCGAGGGCCGCTACCTGCTGCTGCCGTACAACGTGATCCGCAAGGAGGTGGCGAACCCGTTCACCTGCCACGGGTACTCGCTGTTCGACGACGGCACGCTGGTGGTGTTCCGGTCCGCGACCGACGAGCCGACCCGGGTGCACCCGGTGCAGGTGTGGCAGACGCCGTTCCTGTCCGACACGTACGCGGCCGCGCAGCCGGCCGGCGAGGGCACGCTGGCCCGGATCGGCAACGCGGAGCTGGTCCGCGGCATCTCCGAGGCGGTCTCGGTGGCCCGGATGGTCGGCGAGATGTCCCCGTCGCAGGCCGTCTACGAGGGCCTCATCTCCGCGTGCACGCGCGCGTTCGACCACTACCACTGGCTCGGCGAGGACGAGCTGGGCGACCTGGCCACGCCGCTGGCCGAGGTGCGCGCGACCGCGTCGCAGGTGCTCGACGAGTTCGAGAAGGTGCAGGCGCTCACGGCGCAGGCCGCGACCGCGCTCGGCACCGCGTCCACCGAGATCACCGCGATGATCCGCCGGTCGCAGGGCGAGACGCCGACGTCCACGCCGGAGTGGATCACCCGGCTGGCCGCGCTGCGGGCGGCGCAGGGACGGCTCGTGTCACTGCGCGAGCTGCGCTACGTGGATCTCGGCGCGCTGAACTCGCTGCTGTCCTCGCTGGAATCCGAGACGTCCGCCTTCGCGCAGCGGGCCGTGACCTATCTGAGCGACGCGGACGCCTTCTCCTCGTACCACGCGGTCGTCGCTGATCTTGAAGTTGACGCCGGCAGGATCGAGACGGTGGCGTCCTCGGCCGGCGTGCTGGAGAAGCTCGACGAGCAGTCCACCGGCCTGCAGACCGTCACCGAGGTGGTCGGCTCGCTCGACATCGCGGACGCCACGGTCCGGGTCGGCATCCTGGAACGGGTCGGCGAGGTGCTCGGCGGGCTCAACCGCGCCCGCGCCGTGCTCGAGGGCCGCCGCAGGCAGCTGCTCGACCGCGAGGGCCGCGCCGAGTTCTCGGCCGAGTTCGCGCTGCTCGGGCAGGCGATCACCGGCGCGCTCGCGGCCGCGGACACGCCCGCGCGATGCGACGAGCAGCTCGGCCGGCTGATGCTCCAGTTGGAGAACCTGGAGTCCCGGTTCTCCGACTTCGACGACTTCCTGGCGCAGCTGTCCACCAGGCGCACCGACGTCTACGAGGCGTTCTCGTCGCGCAAGCAGGCGCTGCTGGACGACCGGTCCCGGCGCGCGGACCGGCTCGTCGACTCCGCCGAGCGCATCCTGGGCAGCGTCGGCCGCCGGGTCGCCACGCTGGACACGCTCGACGACGTCAACACGTACTTCGCCACCGACCCGATGGTCGCGAAGCTGCACTCGGTCGCGGAGGAGCTGCGCGGGCTCGGCGACAGCGTGCGCGCGGAGGAACTGGCCGGCCGGGTCAAGTCCGCGCGCCAGGAGGCCGGCCGATCGCTGCGGGACCGTCTCGACCTGTTCGCGGACGGCGGCGGCACGATCCGGCTCGGCAAGCACCGGTTCGCGGTCAACACGCAGGCCGTGGACCTGACCATGGTGCCGCACGACGGGGAGATGACGTTCGCGGTCACCGCGACCGACTTCCGCTCGCCGGTCCGCGACCCCGGGTTCGCCGCCACCAAGCCGTTCTGGGAGCAGCTGCTCGTCTCCGAGTCGCCGGAGGTCTACCGATCCGAGCACCTCGCGGCCACGCTGCTCTCCGTCGGCCTCAACGGCACCGACCTTCGCGATCTGGTGCGCCGGGAAGCCGAGACCCGATACGACGAGGGGTACGAACGGGGCGTCCACGACGTCGACGCGGCGCTCATCCTGGACGCGCTGCTGCGCCTGCACGCCGGTGCGGGGCTGCTGCGCTACCCGGCCGCGGTGCGGTCGGCCGCGCAGCTGTTCTGGGCCTACGGCGTCTCCGAGGACGACCGGGCGGTCTGGACCCGGCGGGCGTCGTCGCTGATCCGCGCGCGTGCGGTTTTCGGCACGGCCGGGCCTGCGGTTTCGCAACTCGCGTCTGAGCTCGGGGCTTCCGCGACGGTCTTCCTCGGTGAGGCCGGCCTGCCGGTCGAGGAGCCGGAGCAGGTGGGGGAGTACCTGGTCGAGGAGCTGGGCGGCGAGCCGTTCGGGTTCGTGACCAGCGCCGACGCGCGTACCCTGCTGGACCGGTTCCGTCGTGCGCTCGGCGGCGCCGCGGCGCCCTCGGGACGCGACTTCGACGAGGACCTGCGCGCCCTGGATGATCTCGCGGCCCGGCATCAGCTGGCGTCCGCGTGGCTCGGCGCGTATCTGGCCTCGGTCTCTTCGCCGGCGCCGCCGGAGTTGGCGGAAGCGGTCGCGCTGCTGCTGACCGCGGATCTCCCCCGGCACGACTCGTCCGCCGCGCTGTCGCTCGAGGTGACCGGGCTGCTCGGCGCGCACCCGCGGATCGTCGATCGCTCTATTTCCCTGAGACTGGACGAGTTCCTGCCGCGCACCCGCCGGTTCCGCGAGGAGCGCATGCCGGCCTACCGCGAGTACCAGCGCCGGCGCAACGCGCTCGCCGCCGCCGAACGCGCCCGGCTGCGGCTGGACGAGTTCACGCCGCGGGTGATGAGCGCGTTCGTCCGCAACCGGCTGCTCGACGAGATCTACCTGCCGCTGATCGGCGACAACCTGGCCCGTCAGCTCGGCGCGGCCGGCGACGCGAAACGCACCGACCAGATGGGCCTGCTGCTGCTCATCTCGCCACCCGGATACGGCAAGACCACGCTCATGGAGTACGTGGCCAGCCGGCTCGGCCTGGTCTTCGTCAAGGTCAACGGGCCGGCGCTCGGGCACGGCGTGACCTCGCTGGACCCGGCCGAGGCGCCGAACGCGACCGCGCGGCAGGAGGTGGAGAAGATCTCGTTCGCGCTGGAGATGGGCAACAACGTGCTGCTCTACCTGGACGACATCCAGCACACCAACCCGGAGCTGCTGCAGAAGTTCATCTCGCTCTGTGACGCGCAGCGGCGGATGGAGGGCGTCTGGGAAGGGCAGACCCGCACGTACGACCTGCGAGGCAAGCGGTTCGCGGTGTGCATGGCCGGCAACCCGTACACCGAGACCGGCACCCGCTTCCGGATCCCGGACATGCTGGCCAACCGCGCGGACGTGTGGAACCTCGGCGACGTGCTCTCCGGGCGGGACGATCTCTTCGCGCTGTCGTACATCGAGAACGCGCTCACCTCGAACGCGGTGCTGGCGCCGCTGTCCACCCGGGAGCGCGGCGACGTCGAGCTGCTGGTCCGGCTGGCCCGCGGCGACGAGACCGCGCAGGCGGACAAGCTCGCCCACCCGTACTCCGCGGTCGAGCTGGAGGGCATCCTCGCGGTGCTGCGCAAGCTACTGCGGGTGCAGGAGGTCGTGCTCACGGTCAACCGCGCCTACATCGCGTCCGCGGCGCAGGCCGAGGAGTCGCGCACCGAACCGCCGTTCAGGCTGCAGGGCTCGTACCGCAACATGAACAAGATCGCGGAGCGGATCGTGCCGGTGATGAACGACGCGGAGCTGGAGCTGGTGCTCGACGACCACTACCTCGGCGAGGCGCAGACGCTCACCGGCGGTGCGGAGGCGAACCTGCTGAAGCTCGCGTCCCTGCGGGGCCTCATGTCGGAGGAGCAGGCCGCGCGGTGGGAAGAGGTCAAGGCCGCGTTCCTCCGGCAGGCCGCGCTCGGCGGGGCCGGGGACGACCCGATGGGCCGGGCGGTCGGCGCGGTCGGACTGCTCGCGGACCGCGTGTCGGAGGCCATCGACCGCGCCGCTGCGACGCGGTCGATGACGCCCTGA
- a CDS encoding response regulator transcription factor, which yields MTAIAGERARRVLPGLDLLPHTLRIAPRDVSALITGPNPDVVLVDGAHGLGSRSGLAEARDTCRLLRATGLSSPLVAVVDEAGLAAVSAEWAIDDVVLVTAGPAEIEARLRLVTARRTAQNAGTNGMITAGELLIDPATYAAKLKGAPLDLTYKEFELLKFLAQHPGRVFTRDQLLREVWGYDYFGGHRTVDVHVRRLRAKLGSEYESMIGTVRQVGYKLVLPPRPESSLLAPEIERVLA from the coding sequence ATGACCGCCATCGCCGGCGAGCGCGCCCGGCGCGTCCTCCCCGGGCTCGACCTGCTCCCGCACACGCTGCGGATCGCGCCGCGCGACGTGTCCGCGCTGATCACCGGCCCGAACCCGGACGTCGTGCTGGTCGACGGCGCCCACGGGCTCGGCAGCCGCTCCGGCCTCGCCGAGGCCCGCGACACCTGCCGGCTGCTGCGCGCCACCGGCCTCTCCAGCCCGCTGGTCGCGGTCGTCGACGAGGCCGGCCTCGCCGCCGTCTCGGCTGAGTGGGCCATCGACGACGTGGTGCTCGTCACGGCCGGTCCCGCCGAGATCGAGGCCCGGCTCCGGCTCGTCACCGCCCGCCGCACCGCGCAGAACGCCGGCACCAACGGCATGATCACCGCCGGCGAGCTGCTCATCGACCCGGCCACCTACGCCGCGAAGCTCAAGGGCGCGCCGCTCGACCTGACCTACAAGGAGTTCGAGCTGCTCAAGTTCCTCGCCCAGCACCCCGGCCGCGTCTTCACCCGCGACCAACTGCTCCGCGAGGTCTGGGGCTACGACTACTTCGGCGGCCACCGCACCGTCGACGTCCACGTCCGCCGCCTCCGCGCCAAACTCGGCTCCGAATACGAGTCGATGATCGGCACGGTCCGCCAGGTCGGCTACAAGCTCGTCCTCCCACCCCGCCCCGAGTCCTCACTCCTGGCCCCGGAGATCGAGCGCGTGCTCGCCTGA
- a CDS encoding DEAD/DEAH box helicase → MARLILTEDEAAICQAVGVRSFTAARKVVGEVVDARWAEPMRRASGRIRGGMSRVQATLVIGPDGAVKSIDGACACKRSPECDHPVALVLAAGFEVAESQAAARPWESALAWLTDAEPAEPEAPEIALQFELETTGTTRVLLRPVLPGRNGWVRTGINWQTLGHTFYSRSGRTARHLALLQELRGQTASSSPYSYYSSYADSRVINLGDFPARRVWDLLLEAQDEGLPLVSAGRAAEPVTVRPAPVRYSVQVDRDGDDLRLRPALTDGRTVLDPRRTLLVGEPAHGVAWWEDGPRVLRLASLARPVTRDAAAALASPSIVVPGAEQPRFLRQFYPGLARRAEVVVLDESVRLPDLSRATLTLTGRRLPDHRMTVSWSWVTTIGDGEHREPLDDVALTPAHERTLDSVTEVVADPRYGLTEPSPDGPRLLAGAVVSGDAMLHLIRDLTPALTALPDVEVELHTDQDYVETVEAPVISFAETANGDSDWFDLAVEVTVGGEQVGFQDLFVALAAEQEFLILPSGRYFSLDRTEFRQLRDLIAEARALQDAPPGTVRVGRFQAGVWQELAEIGELSGPAAAWQESIRALSETGTGPRAALPDGLSATLRGYQEEGFQWLAALHRHRLGGVLADDMGLGKTVQTLALICHAVEEGTADAPFLVVAPASVVGNWVSEATRFAPGLDVRAVQQTQARRPGTLAETVGGAHVVVTSYTLFRLEHDEYAALPWAGLILDEAQFVKNAASQAYRCARQLPAPFKLAITGTPMENNLAELWALLSITAPGLLSRLDRFTEFYRRPIEREQDQERLAHLRRRIRPLMLRRRKAEVVADLPAKQEQTVMLELNPRHRKIYQTYLQRERQKVLGLLGDLQQNRFEIFRSLTLLRQASLDLSLVDAKHHAVPSTKLDALVERVTDLAAEGHRTLVFSQFTRFLTAARERLENDGIECHYLDGKTTDRARVIDAFKSGTAPVFLISLKSGGFGLNLTEADYCIMLDPWWNPATEAQAVDRIHRIGQTRNVMVYRLVAKDTIEEKVMALQAKKAALFGSVLDGGDFASTTLTAADIQTLLE, encoded by the coding sequence TTGGCGCGGTTGATCCTGACCGAGGACGAAGCGGCGATCTGTCAGGCCGTCGGCGTGAGATCCTTCACGGCGGCCCGCAAGGTGGTCGGCGAGGTCGTCGACGCTCGCTGGGCGGAGCCGATGCGGCGGGCCTCCGGCCGGATCCGGGGCGGGATGAGCCGGGTGCAGGCCACGCTGGTCATCGGCCCGGACGGCGCGGTGAAGAGCATCGACGGCGCCTGCGCGTGCAAGAGATCGCCGGAGTGCGATCACCCGGTGGCGCTGGTGCTGGCCGCCGGTTTCGAGGTCGCGGAGTCGCAGGCCGCCGCCCGCCCGTGGGAGTCCGCGCTCGCGTGGCTGACCGACGCCGAGCCGGCCGAGCCCGAGGCCCCCGAGATCGCGCTGCAGTTCGAGCTGGAGACGACCGGGACCACGCGAGTCCTGTTACGCCCCGTCCTGCCGGGCCGGAACGGCTGGGTGCGCACCGGCATCAACTGGCAGACGCTCGGCCACACGTTCTACAGCCGGTCCGGCCGGACCGCACGGCACCTGGCCCTGTTGCAGGAGCTGCGTGGCCAGACCGCGAGTTCCAGCCCTTACTCCTACTACAGTTCCTACGCCGACAGCCGGGTGATCAACCTCGGCGACTTCCCCGCCCGGCGGGTCTGGGATCTGCTGCTGGAGGCGCAGGACGAGGGTCTTCCGCTGGTGTCCGCGGGACGGGCCGCCGAGCCGGTGACGGTGCGGCCCGCGCCGGTCCGCTACTCGGTCCAGGTGGACCGCGACGGCGACGACCTGAGGTTGCGTCCCGCGCTCACCGACGGTCGCACGGTGCTCGATCCCCGGCGGACGCTCCTGGTCGGCGAGCCGGCGCACGGCGTCGCCTGGTGGGAGGACGGGCCGCGGGTGCTGCGGCTCGCGTCGCTGGCCCGGCCGGTGACCCGGGATGCCGCGGCCGCGCTGGCCTCGCCGTCGATCGTCGTCCCCGGTGCGGAGCAGCCGAGGTTCCTCCGGCAGTTCTATCCGGGTCTCGCGCGCCGCGCCGAGGTCGTGGTGCTCGACGAGTCGGTGCGGCTGCCGGACCTGAGCCGGGCGACGCTGACCCTGACCGGCCGCCGGCTGCCCGATCACCGGATGACTGTGTCGTGGTCGTGGGTGACCACGATCGGCGACGGCGAGCACCGGGAACCCCTCGACGACGTGGCGCTGACCCCCGCGCACGAACGGACGCTGGACTCGGTCACCGAGGTGGTCGCGGATCCGCGCTACGGGCTGACCGAGCCGTCGCCGGACGGCCCACGGCTGCTCGCCGGCGCGGTCGTCAGCGGGGACGCCATGCTGCACCTGATCCGCGACCTCACGCCCGCACTGACCGCGCTGCCGGACGTCGAGGTGGAGCTGCACACCGATCAGGACTACGTCGAGACGGTCGAGGCGCCGGTCATCTCGTTCGCAGAGACGGCGAACGGAGACTCCGACTGGTTCGATCTCGCGGTGGAGGTGACGGTCGGTGGCGAGCAGGTCGGTTTCCAGGACCTGTTCGTCGCGCTCGCGGCGGAGCAGGAGTTCCTGATCCTGCCGAGCGGCCGGTACTTCTCGCTGGACCGCACCGAGTTCCGCCAGCTGCGTGACCTGATCGCGGAGGCGCGGGCGTTGCAGGACGCGCCGCCCGGCACCGTGCGGGTCGGCCGTTTCCAGGCCGGGGTGTGGCAGGAACTCGCGGAGATCGGTGAGCTCAGCGGCCCGGCCGCCGCGTGGCAGGAGTCGATCCGGGCGCTGTCCGAGACCGGCACCGGACCGCGGGCCGCGCTGCCGGACGGCTTGAGTGCCACGCTGCGCGGTTACCAGGAGGAGGGCTTCCAGTGGCTGGCCGCGCTGCACCGGCACCGGCTCGGTGGCGTGCTCGCCGACGACATGGGGCTCGGTAAGACCGTACAGACGCTGGCTCTGATCTGTCATGCGGTGGAGGAGGGGACCGCCGACGCGCCGTTCCTGGTGGTCGCCCCGGCGAGCGTGGTCGGTAACTGGGTGAGCGAGGCGACCCGGTTCGCGCCCGGACTGGACGTGCGGGCGGTCCAGCAGACGCAGGCCCGCCGCCCCGGCACGCTGGCGGAGACGGTCGGCGGGGCGCACGTGGTGGTCACGTCGTACACGCTGTTCCGTCTGGAGCACGACGAGTACGCCGCGCTGCCGTGGGCCGGGCTGATCCTGGACGAGGCACAGTTCGTCAAGAACGCGGCGTCCCAGGCCTACCGCTGCGCGCGGCAACTGCCGGCACCGTTCAAACTCGCCATCACGGGTACGCCGATGGAGAACAACCTCGCCGAACTGTGGGCGCTGCTGTCCATCACCGCGCCCGGCCTGCTGTCCCGGCTGGACCGCTTCACGGAGTTCTACCGCCGGCCGATCGAGCGGGAGCAGGACCAGGAGCGGCTCGCCCACCTACGCCGCCGGATCCGGCCGCTGATGCTGCGCCGCCGCAAGGCCGAGGTGGTCGCGGACCTGCCGGCCAAACAGGAACAGACGGTCATGCTGGAGCTCAACCCGCGGCACCGCAAGATCTACCAGACCTATCTGCAGCGCGAACGGCAGAAGGTGCTCGGCCTGCTCGGCGACCTGCAGCAGAACCGTTTCGAGATCTTCCGGTCGCTGACGCTGCTCCGCCAGGCGAGCCTCGACCTCAGCCTGGTCGACGCGAAGCATCACGCCGTCCCGTCGACCAAGCTGGACGCGCTGGTCGAACGCGTCACCGACCTGGCCGCCGAGGGCCACCGGACCCTGGTCTTCAGCCAGTTCACCCGCTTCCTGACCGCGGCCCGCGAACGGCTGGAGAACGACGGCATCGAATGCCACTACCTGGACGGGAAGACCACCGACCGCGCCCGGGTGATCGACGCCTTCAAGTCCGGCACCGCACCGGTCTTCCTGATCAGCCTGAAGTCCGGCGGCTTCGGCCTGAACCTCACCGAGGCCGACTACTGCATCATGCTCGACCCGTGGTGGAACCCGGCGACCGAGGCACAGGCGGTCGACCGCATCCACCGCATCGGCCAGACCCGCAACGTCATGGTCTACCGCCTCGTCGCCAAGGACACCATCGAGGAGAAGGTCATGGCCCTCCAGGCCAAGAAGGCCGCCCTCTTCGGCAGCGTCCTCGACGGCGGCGACTTCGCCTCCACCACCCTCACCGCCGCCGACATCCAGACCCTCCTGGAGTGA